A stretch of the Leptospira bandrabouensis genome encodes the following:
- a CDS encoding PDZ domain-containing protein codes for MLFINRISTFTFLFFLFFTGILHGKSNPVAPTDSSILQVKVTVQYPHFIQPWRFKNPEIRQSTGIYIGENKVLIPAQAIYFYTNIEIKKPDTLKVFTAELERLDPDLGLAILKLNDPNTAKDLKAVTFPSEIFLPGNGLVMESKDQRGLEEKKIRMIRLDMDSYSSGYIELPYIEVQSEDKLDGVGELVVDATARIPQGILYQFKENNMGRVIPSFAIKHFIEGKSIPFKGFRFKPLIDSASRNDYGLRKDDLGVLVAEIYPGSSADGILQLEDILLEVTNFKIDPKGYFEHPKFGKLNLSYLFHNVNDTESFFGKKIKLKVFRNKKPVSLEMDLKPLPESAIRIPYGNSRFQTPKYLMLAGMIFQELSEQYLTEHGNQWRNRVNKELLFLNDFYRIKRNSNEGKIVFLSQVLPLSGNKAYHTANQMILKTMNGVQIQSLDQLRNLVKESDSPYIHFVTNDGFEMIFKKEEIQKLNAEAKQSFQIQKDSNF; via the coding sequence ATGTTGTTTATAAATCGAATATCTACATTTACTTTTCTATTTTTTCTCTTTTTTACTGGAATTTTACATGGAAAATCGAATCCCGTTGCACCAACCGATAGCTCCATCCTTCAAGTAAAAGTAACAGTCCAATACCCCCATTTCATCCAACCCTGGAGGTTTAAAAATCCAGAGATCCGCCAATCCACAGGCATTTATATCGGGGAGAATAAAGTTTTAATCCCTGCCCAAGCGATTTATTTTTATACAAACATTGAAATTAAAAAACCTGATACTCTTAAAGTCTTTACTGCAGAATTAGAACGACTAGATCCTGATTTAGGTCTTGCTATTTTAAAACTCAATGATCCCAATACGGCAAAAGATCTCAAAGCAGTTACCTTCCCTAGTGAAATTTTTTTACCGGGGAATGGCCTTGTGATGGAAAGTAAAGACCAAAGAGGTTTGGAAGAGAAAAAAATAAGAATGATTCGTTTGGATATGGATTCTTATTCTAGTGGATATATAGAACTTCCTTACATCGAAGTACAATCGGAAGACAAACTAGATGGTGTGGGTGAACTCGTCGTAGATGCAACCGCCCGCATTCCGCAAGGTATCCTTTACCAATTTAAAGAAAATAATATGGGTAGAGTGATTCCTTCTTTTGCAATCAAACATTTTATCGAAGGTAAATCCATTCCATTCAAAGGTTTTCGTTTCAAACCACTGATCGATAGTGCTTCAAGAAATGATTATGGATTAAGAAAAGATGACCTCGGTGTTTTAGTAGCAGAGATCTATCCAGGATCATCAGCTGATGGAATTTTACAATTAGAAGATATTTTACTCGAAGTGACCAATTTTAAAATAGACCCTAAAGGATATTTTGAGCATCCCAAGTTTGGAAAACTTAATCTATCTTATTTGTTCCATAATGTAAATGATACCGAGTCTTTTTTTGGAAAAAAAATTAAATTAAAAGTATTCAGAAACAAAAAACCAGTTTCACTCGAAATGGATTTAAAACCGCTACCGGAATCTGCTATCCGCATTCCTTATGGGAATTCTAGATTCCAAACCCCCAAATATCTTATGTTAGCAGGAATGATCTTTCAAGAATTATCAGAACAATACCTAACAGAACATGGAAACCAATGGAGAAATCGCGTTAATAAAGAGCTTCTTTTTCTCAATGATTTTTACCGGATTAAAAGGAACAGCAACGAAGGGAAAATTGTATTTTTATCCCAAGTACTACCCCTTTCCGGAAACAAAGCCTACCATACGGCAAACCAAATGATTTTAAAAACAATGAATGGGGTACAAATCCAATCATTGGACCAATTGCGAAATTTGGTAAAAGAGTCAGATTCACCTTACATCCATTTTGTGACAAATGATGGTTTTGAAATGATCTTTAAAAAAGAAGAAATCCAAAAACTAAACGCAGAGGCAAAACAAAGTTTTCAAATCCAGAAGGATTCTAATTTTTAG
- a CDS encoding S1C family serine protease: protein MPAISEKKAVTPNIMDSNKLMQKQKKIFHYPSLFASTILFFISLFLSPLQAEESRQSIDEIRKSVVQIRVFSQAKDPFSPWMSSGISASTGSGFLISKNRILTNAHVVSNAKFMETQRNNQTEWYELKVLFIAHDCDLALLEVSDPEFYNDSNYLELGTLPELASPVDIVGYPIGGNKISVSRGIVSRIEQSTYAHSQIDSHLVVQVDAAINPGNSGGPALQNGKVVGVAFQASTKGENIGYIIPTAVIQHFLKDIEDGIYHGYVELGIQTQSSFSESHRQFYGIPNGEEGVFVTKVLNQGSADGYLKPRDYLTAIDGRKIGRNGNLLESNSIDFLEVVDNKFAGEEIQFDLIRDKKKMKVKFAAKKMPQMENQRARYGVNYDYLVFGGLVIQTVNRDLLEAWSKNGQTQGGSLLVYRFYDATTLSDGQSEDVVLYRKLPHPINSNSDFYLNMVVESLNGVRIKNLNHLKEMVASSKEKTLRIQFYGIQLPLIMDREEAERADLEIKKLYHLTGN from the coding sequence ATACCGGCTATCAGTGAAAAAAAGGCGGTAACTCCGAATATAATGGATTCAAACAAACTCATGCAAAAACAGAAAAAAATTTTCCACTACCCGTCTCTCTTTGCGAGTACTATTTTATTTTTTATAAGTTTATTCCTAAGCCCACTGCAAGCCGAAGAATCCAGACAATCCATTGACGAAATCAGGAAATCTGTAGTTCAAATCCGAGTGTTTTCACAAGCGAAAGATCCCTTCTCTCCTTGGATGTCGTCTGGGATTTCCGCATCGACCGGCTCTGGTTTTTTAATTTCCAAAAACCGCATCCTTACCAATGCCCATGTGGTTTCCAATGCCAAATTTATGGAGACCCAACGGAACAACCAAACAGAGTGGTACGAATTAAAAGTATTATTTATTGCGCATGATTGTGATTTGGCGCTACTGGAAGTTTCTGACCCAGAATTTTATAATGATAGCAATTACTTAGAACTGGGAACTTTACCAGAACTTGCAAGTCCTGTAGACATCGTGGGTTACCCTATTGGTGGGAACAAAATCTCTGTTAGCCGAGGAATTGTTTCGCGTATTGAACAATCAACCTATGCTCATTCCCAAATTGATAGTCATTTGGTTGTACAAGTAGATGCTGCCATCAATCCAGGGAATTCCGGAGGCCCAGCCCTTCAGAATGGCAAGGTAGTGGGTGTCGCTTTCCAAGCATCCACCAAAGGAGAAAATATTGGTTACATTATCCCAACAGCGGTAATCCAACATTTTCTAAAAGACATTGAAGATGGAATTTATCACGGTTATGTTGAATTGGGAATCCAAACACAATCCTCTTTTTCTGAATCGCATAGACAATTCTATGGAATCCCCAATGGAGAAGAAGGTGTATTTGTTACAAAGGTATTAAACCAAGGATCTGCGGATGGATATCTAAAACCAAGGGATTATTTAACCGCTATCGATGGACGTAAAATTGGAAGGAATGGAAATTTATTAGAATCAAATTCCATAGATTTTTTAGAAGTTGTGGATAATAAGTTTGCGGGAGAAGAGATCCAGTTTGATCTAATTCGTGATAAAAAAAAGATGAAGGTAAAATTTGCGGCAAAAAAAATGCCACAAATGGAAAACCAAAGAGCACGATATGGAGTCAATTACGACTATCTTGTGTTTGGTGGCCTAGTCATCCAAACAGTCAATAGAGATTTACTGGAAGCATGGAGTAAAAATGGACAAACCCAAGGGGGGAGTCTCCTAGTTTATCGATTTTATGATGCCACGACTCTTTCCGATGGTCAATCAGAGGATGTTGTATTATATAGAAAGTTACCACATCCGATCAATTCCAATTCCGACTTTTATTTGAATATGGTTGTGGAATCTTTAAATGGTGTTAGGATTAAAAACTTAAATCACTTAAAAGAAATGGTGGCATCTTCGAAAGAAAAAACCTTACGAATCCAATTTTATGGGATCCAATTGCCTTTGATTATGGATCGAGAAGAAGCTGAACGTGCCGATCTTGAAATTAAAAAATTATACCACCTAACAGGAAATTGA
- a CDS encoding ATP-binding protein, producing MKTSFSVLAAFFCIGDLTILGDTLFLENSILNQPHTISTYLVFESFILLYFGLQFPTFFRNFPRLVVICSFVLGMGIMLLFIDLGLLNEVYPMASLILLKYYYNTYYVLAFLAFAYLIIAKLQYNFPAIQKFMEYIYFATFITCVFFILLCFFPTWIPLTTKYFLHFFLFLNLLFLSCFVVFMFHYSFTENYLTHPFSFLFERSKKIFEDQILATRSHSRLIKEKLWSLYDKRNWRQIMDSFWFQILVDETLDNALEHGGKREDDIITVHVFESRQYIDVYVIDSGKGFNPRHVPSPTESDRKLITGGRGIHILKKLFVVRWNFLGNEVSIRVDKTKSSDWKST from the coding sequence ATGAAAACAAGTTTTTCAGTTCTCGCAGCTTTTTTCTGTATCGGTGATTTGACAATTCTTGGCGACACTTTGTTCTTAGAAAACTCAATCTTAAACCAACCTCATACCATTTCTACCTATCTTGTATTTGAATCTTTTATTCTATTGTATTTTGGATTACAATTTCCCACATTTTTTCGTAACTTTCCTCGTTTGGTCGTTATTTGTTCCTTTGTTTTAGGAATGGGAATTATGTTATTATTTATCGATTTGGGGCTTCTAAACGAAGTATATCCAATGGCTAGTTTAATCTTATTAAAATACTATTATAACACTTATTATGTGTTGGCTTTTTTGGCATTCGCTTATTTAATCATTGCTAAACTCCAATACAATTTCCCCGCCATACAAAAGTTTATGGAGTATATTTATTTTGCTACTTTTATCACTTGTGTATTTTTTATACTTCTTTGTTTTTTCCCAACCTGGATCCCTTTAACTACCAAGTATTTTTTACACTTTTTCCTATTCTTAAATTTGTTATTCCTTTCTTGTTTCGTGGTCTTTATGTTCCATTATTCGTTCACAGAAAATTATTTGACTCATCCGTTTTCCTTTCTTTTTGAACGATCCAAAAAAATTTTTGAAGACCAAATTCTTGCGACAAGATCACATTCAAGACTCATCAAAGAAAAACTTTGGAGTTTGTATGACAAAAGGAATTGGCGCCAAATTATGGATAGTTTTTGGTTTCAGATTCTTGTGGATGAAACCTTAGACAATGCCTTAGAACACGGAGGCAAAAGAGAAGACGATATCATTACCGTTCATGTTTTTGAATCACGTCAATATATCGATGTTTATGTGATCGATAGCGGAAAAGGATTTAATCCACGGCATGTTCCCAGTCCCACGGAATCAGATAGGAAATTGATCACTGGGGGAAGGGGAATTCATATTTTAAAAAAATTATTTGTGGTAAGGTGGAATTTTCTAGGTAACGAGGTAAGTATTCGAGTGGATAAAACAAAGAGTTCTGATTGGAAGTCTACATAA
- a CDS encoding adenine phosphoribosyltransferase, with protein MSIVKSKIRTIPDYPKPGILFRDITSLLIDPEGFQLTIGMFVERYQNAKLNKIAAIDARGFIPGAALAFQLGVGFVPIRKKGKLPGTTISESYALEYGVDHVEIHTDAISPGDRVLIMDDLIATGGTLEASIKLIQNLKGVIHECSTIINLPDLGGAKRIKDTYGIDVFSICEFEGH; from the coding sequence ATGTCCATTGTTAAATCAAAGATTCGTACCATTCCCGACTACCCAAAACCAGGAATTCTTTTTCGAGATATTACTTCCCTTCTCATTGATCCAGAAGGTTTCCAACTCACCATTGGAATGTTTGTAGAACGATACCAAAATGCTAAATTGAATAAAATCGCTGCCATTGATGCGAGGGGTTTTATTCCCGGTGCAGCCCTTGCCTTCCAACTCGGGGTAGGATTTGTTCCGATTCGGAAAAAAGGAAAATTACCAGGAACCACAATTTCTGAATCCTATGCTTTGGAGTACGGGGTAGACCACGTAGAAATTCATACAGATGCGATTAGTCCTGGTGATAGAGTTTTGATTATGGATGACTTAATTGCAACAGGTGGGACTTTAGAAGCATCGATCAAACTCATTCAAAACCTAAAAGGTGTAATTCATGAATGTTCTACCATCATCAACTTGCCAGACTTAGGTGGTGCGAAACGAATTAAAGATACTTATGGGATTGATGTATTTTCGATTTGCGAATTTGAAGGACACTGA
- the htpX gene encoding protease HtpX — protein sequence MTWIKRIGFFLLTNILIMTTISIVTTLLGSMGFSIRAYGLDLTRLIVFCLMWGMAGSFISLLLSKMMAKWTMGVKVIDPKKASAPEMDVYRRVQSLAQRAHLPMPEVGIYESPEVNAFATGPSKSSALVAVSSGLLNRMNAQELEGVLAHELSHVANGDMVTLTLIQGVVNSFAMFFSRIIAYIASNAVKEEMAQIVRIVVTIALDIVFSILGSMAVAYFSRQREFRADAGGAKLAGRESMISALESLRQMVEMPEDPRGEALASLKISSNKGGFLSLFATHPALEERILALKQMR from the coding sequence ATGACTTGGATCAAACGAATCGGTTTTTTCCTGTTAACTAATATATTGATTATGACTACTATCTCCATCGTGACCACATTACTTGGTTCAATGGGATTTAGTATCCGCGCCTATGGTTTAGATTTAACTAGGCTCATTGTATTCTGTTTAATGTGGGGTATGGCGGGATCTTTCATATCCCTTTTACTTTCTAAAATGATGGCAAAATGGACGATGGGTGTGAAAGTCATCGATCCTAAAAAAGCTTCGGCTCCTGAGATGGATGTATATCGTCGTGTGCAATCACTCGCACAAAGAGCCCACCTTCCTATGCCGGAAGTAGGGATTTACGAATCTCCAGAAGTGAATGCGTTTGCGACAGGCCCAAGTAAATCGAGTGCACTCGTTGCTGTTTCTTCGGGACTTCTGAATCGTATGAATGCGCAGGAACTAGAAGGTGTACTGGCACACGAATTGTCACACGTTGCCAACGGTGACATGGTGACACTCACTCTCATCCAAGGTGTTGTGAACTCATTTGCCATGTTCTTCTCTCGTATCATTGCCTACATCGCATCAAATGCAGTGAAAGAAGAAATGGCACAAATTGTAAGAATTGTTGTTACCATTGCACTAGACATTGTATTCTCCATTCTTGGTTCGATGGCGGTGGCTTACTTCTCACGCCAAAGAGAGTTCCGTGCTGATGCTGGTGGAGCCAAACTTGCGGGAAGAGAGTCAATGATCTCTGCATTAGAATCCCTTCGCCAAATGGTGGAGATGCCAGAAGATCCAAGAGGAGAGGCTTTGGCTTCCCTTAAAATATCTTCCAACAAAGGGGGGTTCCTTTCCCTATTTGCAACTCACCCTGCTTTAGAGGAAAGAATCTTAGCTCTCAAACAAATGAGATAA
- a CDS encoding NCS2 family permease, translating to MNFFTITRGDLDGFFGLMVDNLIQILVLSALCIGVCGFPLIFVTSVVLPGAAVSLLVGNVFYAWQAWKLGQKTKRTDVTAIPYGINTVSLFAFVFFVMFPTYQATGDYISAWKAGLLVSFISGCIEVIGSFVAAKIRKYTPRAALLSALAGIAITFISMDFLLRTFERPIIAFIPLGVILLQYFGKVRFPFGIPGGLLSVLIGILLSFLSGFWGDPIYKPGAIESGLETLGIYFPKLSLSPLLDTLTYANIKAYFSVILPMGIFNVIGSLQNIESAEASGDSFDTKTSLLVNGLGTLAGTAFGSPFPTTIYIGHPGWKALGAKHSYSMLSGVFMTFVSLFGLMGLIQALIPIEAGMAIVLWIGIVITSQAFQAIPKHHSPAVVVGLLPAFAGWAVLIIQNVFIFLDGKLQSTLQELGVKQTIHFSLSDIPPHLTFLPYALSGVLALSQGFLITSMIWSAMVVFVLEREWNKAAIWATIAAILSMIGWIHAYELQGNAILNRFTELANFDFPIAYLSLTTLFLLVWFLDAKGKAGKLEH from the coding sequence ATGAATTTTTTTACCATCACTAGAGGAGACCTCGACGGTTTTTTTGGTCTCATGGTAGACAACCTCATCCAAATTTTGGTTCTTTCTGCCCTTTGTATCGGAGTTTGTGGTTTCCCCCTGATTTTTGTTACCTCTGTAGTTTTACCGGGAGCTGCCGTTTCCTTACTCGTTGGAAATGTATTTTATGCATGGCAGGCTTGGAAATTAGGGCAAAAAACGAAACGAACAGATGTTACAGCAATTCCTTATGGAATCAATACAGTTTCCCTTTTTGCTTTTGTGTTTTTTGTTATGTTTCCCACCTATCAAGCTACAGGTGATTATATCTCTGCTTGGAAAGCGGGTCTACTCGTTTCCTTTATCTCTGGCTGTATTGAAGTCATTGGCTCTTTTGTTGCTGCAAAAATTCGTAAATATACGCCTAGAGCAGCATTACTCTCTGCTTTAGCAGGAATCGCCATCACTTTTATCTCGATGGACTTTTTACTTCGCACCTTCGAAAGACCGATCATCGCCTTTATTCCGCTAGGTGTTATTTTATTACAATACTTTGGGAAGGTACGTTTTCCATTTGGCATTCCCGGCGGATTACTTTCCGTTTTAATTGGAATCCTATTATCTTTCCTTTCTGGTTTTTGGGGAGATCCCATTTACAAACCGGGAGCCATCGAAAGTGGATTAGAAACTTTGGGGATTTATTTCCCAAAACTTTCCCTAAGCCCCCTACTCGATACACTAACCTACGCCAATATAAAAGCCTATTTTTCAGTCATCCTTCCTATGGGAATTTTTAATGTGATTGGTTCTCTTCAAAACATTGAATCAGCGGAAGCCTCAGGAGATAGTTTTGATACGAAGACTTCATTACTTGTGAATGGTCTTGGGACACTAGCGGGCACTGCCTTTGGTTCTCCATTCCCCACAACCATTTATATTGGTCACCCAGGTTGGAAGGCACTCGGAGCTAAACATAGTTATTCGATGCTTTCTGGCGTATTTATGACTTTCGTAAGTTTATTTGGACTTATGGGACTCATCCAAGCTCTCATTCCCATAGAGGCAGGAATGGCCATTGTCCTCTGGATAGGAATTGTGATCACAAGCCAAGCTTTCCAAGCAATTCCCAAACACCATTCTCCTGCTGTAGTAGTGGGACTTTTACCAGCCTTTGCTGGTTGGGCAGTCCTTATCATCCAAAATGTTTTTATCTTTTTAGATGGGAAATTACAATCAACCTTGCAAGAGTTAGGTGTAAAACAAACCATCCATTTTTCTTTATCGGACATTCCTCCTCATTTGACTTTTCTTCCTTATGCGTTAAGCGGTGTACTTGCCTTGTCACAAGGATTTCTCATCACTTCCATGATATGGTCGGCGATGGTAGTTTTTGTTTTAGAAAGAGAGTGGAATAAAGCTGCCATTTGGGCAACGATTGCCGCAATCCTTTCTATGATCGGCTGGATCCATGCTTACGAATTGCAAGGGAATGCCATTCTCAACCGGTTTACAGAATTAGCAAACTTTGACTTTCCGATTGCCTATTTATCCCTAACGACCTTATTTTTATTGGTTTGGTTCCTGGATGCAAAAGGAAAAGCAGGAAAATTAGAACATTAA
- a CDS encoding ClpXP protease specificity-enhancing factor SspB, which yields MSQNLTQEEITTLREFKRDLFNLYWERFGVFYIHVMPHPKLEIGKRGLLNAEKESGIVLVFGDKAVKVLDSKPDYLFAELQFGSAWEPTVIPWDAVFRIYDKFQNSATQLRFLQVEVAPGAEESNAKPKVTKPEITGDGNVIRVDFGGKRNE from the coding sequence ATGAGCCAAAACCTCACGCAGGAAGAAATCACAACATTACGTGAGTTTAAACGAGATTTATTCAATCTTTATTGGGAACGGTTTGGAGTATTTTATATCCATGTAATGCCTCATCCAAAATTAGAAATTGGAAAACGTGGTTTACTCAATGCAGAAAAAGAATCTGGCATCGTACTCGTGTTTGGTGACAAAGCGGTAAAAGTATTAGATAGCAAACCTGATTATTTATTTGCAGAACTTCAATTTGGATCGGCTTGGGAACCTACTGTGATTCCTTGGGATGCTGTATTTCGAATTTACGACAAGTTTCAAAATTCAGCAACGCAACTCAGATTTTTACAAGTGGAAGTGGCACCTGGTGCAGAAGAATCCAATGCTAAACCAAAAGTGACAAAACCTGAGATCACAGGGGATGGGAATGTAATACGTGTTGATTTTGGAGGGAAACGAAACGAATGA